The following nucleotide sequence is from Lacinutrix sp. Hel_I_90.
CTTTTGCACCACACTTAAAAACATAAAAATGAAAAATTTAATTTTAGCGGTAATAGCAATTGTAACATTAGCCTCTTGTCAACAACAGAAAATAGGTTATGTTGATAATGGAAAAGTCATTAATGACATCCAAGAGAAAAAAGACATCGAGTCTAAATATGAAGCTTTAAACGAATCGTTTAAAAAGCGAGTAGATAGTATTGGTAAAAGTTACCAAATGGAATACCAGGCATTACAAAGTCAGGCGGCAAAGTTATCTCAAGAAAAGCAACAAGAGATGATGCAACCGTTTCAAATGAAAGCTCAACAGTATCAACAAAGAATGCAGGGAGAGCAGCAGCAATTGCAAACGGCTTACCAAACAGAAATTGATTCGGTTATTTCTAAAATGAAAACCACAGTAAAAGAATATGGTAAAACTAATGGGTACAAGTTTATTTTAGGAACTAATGAAGCTGCTGGAACCGTTTTATATGGCGATGAAGCTGCAGATTTAACAGCGGTTATTTTGAAAGAGATTGATGCTCAGTACAAAAAATAGAATTATAAACATTGTCTTAAAAGCGCTGAACTTACCGTTCAGCGCTTTTTTTATGCATTAATCTCATACATTTCAAAGGCATTGAATATTTAACTATATTTAGGTAGTATAATTTAACGCTATTAATTATTCTATTTTAAGATGATGAGTAAAACCACTTGGCTGTCTCTCGTTCTCTTTACTTTGTTTGGTTATCTAATCGCTCAAGAGGCTATTCCATTTAAAACTCAAAATGAGTTTTATATTTATGGAGATGCTGTGGTTATTGGTAACAATATTTTAAGTAAAGATGCAAAAGAACCTTTTAACGACACCACTTTAACTAATGATGATATCGACATGGTCTATGTTGATGTGGATAACGATACAACAACATTCAGCTCAAGTACGGCACATTTAACACTACCTAAAAACCAAACAAATATTAAGTATGCTGCTTTATACTGGAGTGCTACTTATAGTTATGAAAAGGGGTCTAGAAAAGAATCTAACGGGCAATTTCTCTTTCAGGGAAAACGAGAACATAAACGGGATAAAATTAGTAAGATTAAGTTCAAAACACCAAACGGTACTTATAAAGACATTGACGGAACAGTCATTTTTGATGGAGCTAGAGAGGTTGCTTTTACACTTAATTCTCCTTATGCGTGTATGGCAGATGTTACTAAATTACTTAAAAATATAGGGACTATAAATGGTGAATATACTGTCGCTAATGTTGCTGCTACACAGGGGTTTGTTTCTGGGGGAAGTGCAGCAGGATGGCTGCTATACGTCGTTTACGAAGCACCAACAAAAAACCCTAAATACATAACCACTTATAATGGGTTTGCACACGTGAGTGGAGAACCTGTAAAACTAAAATTTAGTAATTTCAAGTCATTAGAAAAGGGAGACGTTAAAACAGCATTAACTTTTGCGGCATTAGAGGGAGACTCTGCTCTAAAGGAGGATGAGTGCCTTTTTGTTAATCCAGCAGCTAAACGTGTCTTGCTATTGAATACTAATGAAAGACCCAGAAACAACTTTTTTAATAGTAAAATTACTTATGAAAATAATGTTTCATTAAAACGTTTTCCTAATAGTGAAAACACCTTAGGATTTGATATTATTTCCATGGATTTACCAGAGTCTTCACAACCTTTAGTCGATAATAATACTACAGAAGTAGAAATGTCCTTTAATACTAAAGCAGATCGGTTTTATTTATTCTTTACAGCCTTTCAAACTGAAATAAGTCAAACCTATTACAAAGAACAGAAAGCGGTAGAAATTGTTTCTATTTCAGAATTTGAAAAGACGATTACTATAGCAGAAGCTGCGCCAAAGAAAAGTAAAAAAGAAGCACTAAAAAACAAAGACCATAGCGAAGGCTATCAAAAGTTTAGTCCTAAAAAACAAAATGAAGATAAAAGAGTGTTTCGACCAATAAACAGTGCAGAATCACCTCAAAGTAAAACCAACGAAACAAAAAGTGATTATATACCTAAGGTTGTAGAGAAAGAAAAAACACTGCCCATATGGCTTAGAAAGAAACAAGGAGCAGATTTGGCTAGAGACACCACCATTTACCAGCCAGAAGCAGCTTTTAAAACACCATTAGTGAGTAGTTTAGTCTTAAATAGAGAAAATTATAAGAAATTACTTACCAAAGACGATTACATTTACGAAACACAGAATTTTAAGCGTATTCTTAACCAAGAACCAACATTTATTGAAGGTGTGGCTAGAGGCTACTATATTATTGCAAGTTTAGTCTATGATTTAGACAATGCAGTGAAGAACCAGAAAGAATTATTAGAAAAAGGGCTTAATTCTAAGATCTTTAAAGACACGTCGCAAGAAAAATATTACATCTATCTTTTTAATTCTGAAAACTTTTACGATGTGTTTATGCTTAGAAAAGCATTTATAAAGAGTCCCTTTTTAAAAGAGGTATGGATTTTAAACCTTAATATGGAGAAATAATCCGTTAAAAAGCTGTATTTCAATATAATAGAGTTGTTTTAATGTAATCAAAAGTCCACCTATGCCTCTTTTATTTCACCACCAACGGTAAAAGACAACCGACTCAAAACAATCAGTTATTCAGATTTTTTATGAAGTAACCGCGTTAGTTTTATAGATAAATCTGTTAAGATAATCTTTGAATTTCCATTGCGCTCTATATGATAAATAGCATCCTGTAGTTCACTCGAAATTTCAAGAATATTGTTATTATGAACAAAGGGTGCAAAATTCTTTAAATCGAATTTTTCATTTTTAATATCCATATAAACGAGTGCTTCTGCATTATAATTCAATAATAGGGCTTGTCTGAAAAAATCCAGACAGAAATTTAAAAACAGTTTTTGAGTTTCCCTTCCTGTTTTTGCAATGTCTTCACTCCAGGAAATTAAGTCATGAATGGCGGCTTTATTCCCTTTCGCTTTAAAAGCAGCACGAATCCAAAAAATAAACCAATTTTCAAACTGTGTATCTTCACTATCATGATAAACCAAATCACAGGCTTTGTTGTAGTTTCCGTTGGCTTGATGAGCTAAATTTGTAGCAACAGCTTCGTTTAAATTGTAGTTTTTAATCAGTGCATTTTTGATATCTACTTCAGCTAAAGGCGGGAAATGTAAGGTTTGACAGCGTGATCTAATTGTACTAATTATTTGCTCTTCATCTTCAGCAATTAAGATAAAAACCGTTTTATTAGGGGGTTCTTCAATGAGCTTTAATAGCTTGTTGGCTGCCGCTGTGTTCATTTTCTCGGCCATCCAAATGATCATAATTTTATAACCGCCTTCGTAAGGTTTTAGTGCTAAAGCCTTAACAATATCAAGTGCTTCATCGACACCTATTTGACCTTGTTTGTTATCAACGCCTAAGGCTTTGTACCAATCAAACAAATTGCCATACGGTTGTTTCTTTAATACTTCGCGCCATTCTTCTAAAAAATGACTTGAAACAGGGTGTTTTTTAACTTTATCATTACTCGTTACTGGAAAAGCAAAATGTAAATCAGGATGAGAAAAGTTTTTAAACTTTAAGTTGCATGCAGCATTTCCATTGGTGTTTTCTCCTTCTGTATTATTACATAAAAGATATTGAGCATAGGCAATGGCCATAGGTAATGTGCCAGAACCTTCAGGACCAACAAAAAGTTGAGCATGAGGTATACGACCATTGTCTACACTTATAGTGAGATGGTTTTTTATATGTTGCTGTCCGATGATAGTATTAAAAAGCATGTAGCAAATATAACATGTCCTTTAAATAAAAGCTATTATTTGTGTCGTATAAGTTACAGCGTTATTTTAGTCCTTTTTTGCAAAAACGGTCTCATCGTAATTATATATCTTTGAGATGAAAACGGAATACACTATTTTACAGAAGAAAATCATTATAGTCACTCTAGTCTTTACTCTATATCTGAGCTGTTTCTGCAGTTTGCAAGGGCTAACTTTAGAAACAATAGTGATAAAAGAGACTTGGTTTTCTGCAGTGAAAAAAGGTTAAATCACTGAAAAAACGTTACACTTATGTTCATTTTAGAACTATAGGAAACAGTGGTATAAGCGTTAATAACTGTGATGTTTACAACCACAGGCCCTTTGATATTGAAGATTTAAAAATAAATTTATATAATAGATAATGAAAACCTTAAACGACTTTAACTTTAAAGATAAAAAAGCATTAATCCGTGTCGATTTTAATGTGCCTCTGGATGATGCATTTAATGTTACAGATACTACGCGAATTACCTCTGCAAAACCAACAATAATAAAGGTTTTAGAAGATGGAGGCAGCTGTGTTTTAATGACGCATTTAGGCAGACCAAAAGGGGTAGATGAGGCGTTCTCATTAAAACACATTACGGATAAAGTAGAATATATTATTGGAGTGGAAACGAAATTTGTTTCTGATTGTGTTGGAAGTGAAGCTGAAGAAGCTGTTGCCAATTTAAAACCAGGTGAAATTTTAATTCTTGAGAATTTGCGTTTTCACGACACGGAGACTCAAGGGGATAGCGGATTTGCTGAACAACTTTCTAAACTGGGAGACATATATGTGAACGATGCTTTTGGTACGGCCCATAGAGCGCATGCTTCTACTACAATAGTTGCCGATTTTTTTCCCGAAAACAAGTGTTTTGGTTACTTGATGGAACAAGAAATAAAAAGTATAGATAAAGTTTTGAAAACGGGAGAAAAGCCTGTTTTAGCAATACTTGGAGGCGCAAAAGTGTCTTCAAAAATCACTATTATAGAAAACATTCTTGATGCAGTAGACCATTTAATTATTGGTGGCGGAATGGCTTTTACCTTTATAAAGGCTCAGGGAGGAAGCGTTGGTGATTCTATCTGTGAGGATGATAAAATGGACTTAGCTTTAAGTATTTTAAAACAAGCCAAAGAAAAAAAGGTCGTTGTTCATCTTCCAGTAGACGTTGTTGCGGCAGATGCTTTTAAAAACGATGCAAACACGCAAAATGTGGATATTACAAAAATTCCAGACGGTTGGCAAGGTTTAGATGCCGGACCAAAATCGAGAACTAATTTTCATGAAGTCGTGATGCAATGTAAAACTATTTTATGGAATGGCCCTTTGGGTGTTTTTGAAATGGAAAATTTTGCTGCTGGTACAATTGCTTTGGGTGAATCTATTGCAGAAGCGACTAAAGAAGGCGCCTTTTCACTTGTAGGTGGTGGTGACTCAGTAGCTGCAGTTAAGCAATTTGGATTCGAGAAAAAAGTGAGTTATGTTAGTACAGGCGGAGGCGCCATGTTGGAGAGTTTAGAAGGCAAAACCTTACCCGGAGTTGCTGCTATTTTAAAGTAAAACTAATTTTCGGATACCATATTCATTAACGTGGCGTTACTTTTGTAGACAATTATATTTCATGAGAAAATTTAAAACTTACAGTATTCTTTTATACGCATCATGTTGTGCCGTTTTTAGTTACGCACAAGACGCGACGCATATTAAAACCGAAGGAGCTAGCGAATCTAAATTAGTAGCTGGCGAAAATTATGTCACAGACACTATTATTGCGGGTGAAACCTTAGTTAAAAAGCAAATTGAGCCAGTTGTTCCAATAGACTTGAAAAAAGCCTTGGAAGATCATCAATTTGCATCAGAGATTGATGAAAAATGGATGGAAGAGCTGTACAGCAATTCGCTTTTCGACACCATTTATCGTGAGGTCTCAGACTTAAAATATGATGCTGTTTACTATCCTGAATTATCTACAGATACGCTCAAGGCAAGATTAGAAAGATTGAATGCCAAGACGCCATTTAATGTTGAATATAATCCGCAATTAGAAAGCGTAATAAAAGGCTGGTTAAAAAGAAGGCATCATTCTATGGAGCGTTTAATGGGCTTAAGTAAGTATTACTTTCCAATGTTTGAGCGCGAATTAGACAATTATAACATTCCTTTAGAGATGAAATATCTCGCTATTGTAGAGTCTGCTTTAAAACCAAGAGCAAAATCTCGTGTTGGAGCCACTGGTTTATGGCAGTTTATGTTTGCTACAGGTAAACAATATGGTTTAGATGTAAGCAGTTATGTCGATGAGCGCAGCGATCCTATAAAATCTACAGAAGCTGCAGCGAAATACCTGGCTAAACTTTATGAGATTTTTGGAGATTGGGACCTTGCTTTAGCGGCCTATAATTCTGGTCCAGGTAACGTGGGTAAAGCGATTAGACGCTCTGGCGGGTATAGAAACTATTGGAATATAAGACCCAATTTGCCACGTGAAACAGCAGGCTATGTTCCTGCATTTTTAGCAACGATGTATATTTTTGAATATGCAGAAGCGCATGGTTTTGTGCAACATAAACCGGAATTTAATTATGTTGAGACTGATACAATTCACGTGAAACAAATGATTACCTTAGATCAGGTCTCTGAGTTTACCAACGTCAATATTGAAACCCTTCAGTTTTTAAACCCGTCTTACAAATTAGATATTATCCCATATATCAAAGGAAAAACTTATACTTTACGTTTGCCTAGGGAAGTGGTTGGGACTTTTGTAAATAATGAAGCAGAAATGTATGCTTTCGCTAAAGCAGAGTTTGATAAACGCGAAAAACCATTACCACAATTATTACAAGCCGAGACTAAAACACGCTATAGCGTAAGACCAGGTGATTATTTAGGTAAAATTGCGAGAAAATTTGGTGTTCGTGTGAGTCAAATTAAACAGTGGAATGGCTTAAGAAGTAATAATCTTAATGTTGGTCAACGCTTAACTATTTATCCAAGAAACCCATCAGGGGTAACAAATAACGCTATAAAAGTGAATACAAAAAGCACTGCAAATTTCACAGGAAAGACCTATACGGTTGAAAGCGGCGATTCTCTTTGGAGTATTTCACAAAAATTTTCAGGCGTTTCTGTTGAAAATATAAAAGAATGGAACGATATTAGTGGTACTAATTTAAAACCAGGAATGACCTTAAGAGTTTCTAAGGGTTAATCTATCACAAAAAACAAATAAATTATGCGTAAAACAATACTTTTAGTAGCCCTTGTATTTTCTCTTTTTTCTTGTAAAGAAGGGAGTAAAGAAAGCCAGAGAATTCTTCCAGACTCAGCAGGACCAATTAACAATGTCTCCATCGTGATAGATAATGAACTCTGGGAAAACACAGTTGGTGAAACGATACGAGATGTTTTAGCAGCTCCAATAGATGGTCTTAATCAGGAAGAACCGCTATTTTCAATAAATCAAATTCCACCACAAGTGTTTTCTGGTTTTGTTAAAGAAAGTAGAAATACTTTAAAAATAGAACAAGGACCGGCAGATTTTAAAATTACAAAAGATGTTTTTGCCAGACCACAAACTATGATTTTAATAAGTGGAAAGGATGTTGCTGAAATAAAAGAACAGATTAATACACACCAAGAGAATATCGTGAAGGCCTTCAAGGAGTCAGACATTAGAAAAACACAAAAAGATCACAAAAAAGCATTGCAAGACGCCCAAGTGATTGAAAAAGCTTTAGGAATTGAAATAGCGTTTCCGAATACTTTTAGAATAGCCACAACGATAGCAAAGCCAGAAGACAAATTCTTTTGGATAAGACGCGATATTCCTACAGGTTATACAAATGTTCTTTTATATGAAGTTCCTTTAGATGCCTTAAAAAAGGACGACAGCCTGGTGAGTCAAGTTTTAAAAATAAGAGACTCCATTGGTAGAAAATATATTGGAGGGCCAGTAGAAGGCAGTTATATGGCAACAGAAAGCATGTATGCACCTCACATCTACGAAACTATTATAGATAACAAACCCACCGTTGAAGTTAAAGGACTTTGGATTGTGAAAGAAGGCGCCATTATGTCTGGACCCTTTATTACCTATTTCATTGAAGATAAGGTGAACGAAAGATATATTGTCGCAGAAGGATTTGCATTTGCACCTTCAGTGTCTAAACGTGATTTTATGTTCGAGTTGGAGGCTATGATTAAGTCTATTGAGGTAAAATAGGGATGATTAAAAAGTGAGATATCAAAAAAACCCAACGGATTGCGTTGGGTTTTTTTGTTTAAGAATATTTCAAAATCTGGATAATCATATTATAAAACTAGTTTTGCATATTTGTAGTAAGACCGCCACCTGTACCGCCGCCTGTACCGCCAGCTGTACCGCCACCTATATCACCGCCTGTTTCGCCGCCAATATTACCACCAGTACCAGATGGAGTTAACGTATCACAATTTGTCACAGTTGTGGGTCTAACATTTAAACTGGTTTCTTGAGCACCACCATTAACAGTTAAAGATTTTTGGTCATTAAGTTCAATTATTGAATTTTTTGTGAAATCCAATACTTTTTGTTTTCTTGTTTTCATATAGGTTTTATTTTTTTAAATAAACTAGCATAATTTATTTAGTTAATTTGATTGGTTTGTATCGTTGTAGTTCTAAAAAGCAGTGAAAGGTTTATAAATCCATCACCTGCCCCTCCATTTATGCTTAATAACTCTTGGTCGTTAAGTTCAGTAATGGATAACTTTGAGAAAAGCGATACTGTTAGTTTTTTAGTTTTCATATAGATTTTATTATAATTATTAATTTACTTAATTCTGAAAACAGTGCAATACTAAACCCAAGTTTGGGTATCCATTTAAAGAAGGACTATAGATAAAACTATTAATTTGTATTGACAATAGGATTACGTGCTTACTAATAAAGCGTATTCAGCTAATGTGATTGATTGGTAACAATAGTTGTAGGTCTTGTCACTATCTGGCAATTTGTTGAATTTTGTCCCGCTCCTGTAGCTGTAACAGTTCCTCCATGAATAGATAGAGATTGTTGGTCGTTAAGTTCAATAACAGATAGTTTTGCGAAAAAGGATACGTTTACTTTTTTACTTTTCATAATTAGGTGTTATTATAGTTTCTCTATTATCAAATATAAATTAATTTGAGCTTTCTGATGCGTTGAATTTGACCCTATTTATAAAAAAGGATCATTAAAAAGGGTGTAAATAATCGCTCTCCTAATAGTAATAAAGTTTTTATAAAATGTATTTTTACAGCATCTACTATAAATAACCACCCTGATTATATGGCTTTTAAAAATAAATCGGCATTTCTGTTTTTAGCTATTTTATTCGTAATAGTTGCATCTTGTAAAAATAAGGATCTTTTTAAGGAAGAAAACCAACACTATCGAGATCAGATAAAAAAAACGATTTACAATAATCCTAATAAAGCAATAACGCTATCTGATAGTTTTCTAATAAAAAGTAAATCAATAAATAATGTTGAAGGGATAATTTTATCTAACACATACAAAGCAGTAGCATACGATGTTTTAAATATTCTTGATAGTACGATTCACTACTACGAAAAGACATTAAAAAGCATCGATAATCCAATCGATATTATTCAATATAAATATAGTATTGCACGTATTTATGAAAGGCAATACAAATACCAAAGCGCATTAGATATATACATAGAAGCCTTAATACTCGCTAAAAAGAAAGACTTTAGTAGCGTTATAGAAGCCTTACGTTCTGCCATAAAAGAAATCGAGTATATATTGCTAGAAAATGAAAAAGCACTTAATCTTTATTTAGTTAGATATAATGAGACGAAAGGAAAGATAGGGAATACAGATTTGAAATTTAATCGTAAGAATTTAATACAAGCGTATTTAAAAGCGAATAAAATAGACGCGGCTTTTAATTTAATCAAAGAAGGCATCCTTGAAGCCGAAGATAATAAGAATCTAGAATTTCAGTATTACCTATATGAATTAGAGGCTAGAGCTTACATTAAAAAACAGGAATTAGTTCAAGCCATTAATTCTATAAATGAAGCCACAAAAAAAGCAGTGCAATTAGGCAATATTGGTTTTCAAAACGAAGCAAAATACACAACCGCAATAATAAAAGGAAAACAAGGAAAGTATGATGAGCAAATCGAATTGTTGAAAAGCATAATAGAAAAAACATCTAAAAATAAGACAGCGCAACTTACAAAATACTATAAACTATTAGCAGAAGCATATAAATCATTAGGTGAAAATGATCTACATATAAATTATAGAGATAAATATGATGTTGCATCTTCAAAAATAGCGAAAGAGAAATTCAAAATAATAAGTAATATTCATAATGTTTTTCTTGAAGAAGAAAAGCAAGAGACAAAGCAACAAATACTAAAAAAGTGGTACTGGGTTGCTGCTTTTATAGTACTATTTAGCGTTTCTACTTTTGTTTATATTCGAAATAAAAAGGCACAAAAAAGAAATAAAAAGCTGTTTAATGAGTTGATGCTAAAAGTTGATGCTTACGAAAATGAAAATAGTGCAGAAGAAAACACACAACGTAAAATAGAAGAAGACGATAAGGTTAGCAATGTTAACCATGAAGTTTTTGACGAAACGCCAGCAGTCTACATAATTGATGATGAAAAGGTTAATGAGATACTGGTAAAACTCAAAAACCTGGAAGACCAGCATTACTTTTTGCGTCAGGATTGCACCTTACACAATATGGCAAAGCGATTAAAGACCAACACCTCCTATCTTTCTAAAGTCGTTAATAACCACTTAAATAAAACGTTTAGTACTTATATAAACGAGCTTAGAATTAACTATGCTGTTATAGAATTAAAAAACAACAAACAACTACGCGCTTATTCTACTAAAGCGATTGCTCAAGAATTGGGTTATAAAAAAGCAAATTCTTTTTCTAAATATTTTAAAGAAGCCACAGGCATTACACCTGCGGTCTATATTAAGAATATAAAAGAGCGGTCTTAGAATTAAACATAATATACTAAAAAACAGCGGCTTGCTGTTTTTTTTTGCTTGTCGTTTTTATAAAAATGACAGGTCTTCACTTGCACAACCTTTTTTTTTAAAATTACTTTGAATCATCAAAACAGTGATAACGACTTCGTTTTCAATGGATAAAAAGATTGATTTAAAGCCTGTTTATCACTACCTGTTAATTATAAAAAGAGTTCAGAAAATCGTAAACAAACACTAATTTTTAAAAACAGAAACTTTATGAAAACAAAAAGCAAACACGCATTGGAATTTAGTAAAAGCACAATAACCCAACTTGGTTACAATAAATTAAAAGAAATTAAAGGCGGGACGCACACAACACTACCCAGCGACATTAGATGTACTTTTTTAGTAACAAGCAGCGGAGGAACGCACGATACAATTATAAAATAACAGCTCATGAAAACACAAAGTACAAAACAACAATTGAATTTAGTAAAAAATAATATTATTGAGTTAAATAATACTAGCCTGAATAATATAAGAGGGGGCTGGACGACAAGTTTGTTATCTAATGTGTCTACAATAACTAATTTTTCAAAAGATACTTTATGTACATCAGATAATCAACAAGAATAAAAAAAGGAACCTTATGAAAGCACAAAAGAATAACCCTTTAGATTTTGAAAAGAACTCTATATCAGAATTAAATAACATTCAATTATTAGGCATTAATGGAGGGACAGTTTCAATTATAAATTCTTCTCAGCCATGTATAGATGCAATTATTCAAGAGTCGTCAGCAAGATGTCAAGACGGAATATTTAAAAATGGTTTTTGAGTAATACATATTCATTTTTTAAAATAACATAAACTTAATAAAGAAACAATTATCATGAAAACACAACACGAAAACAGGCTAGGTTTTAGAAAAAACAACATTGTAGAATTGAATAACAAAGACTTAAATCGGGTAAAAGGCGGGTCGACAGAGATTTGTTCTAAAGATTCAGGAATTGCTTGTTTAATGGCTTATTTAACATTTTAATTACAAATTATGAAAACACAAAACAATAACAAATTAGACTTAAGAAAGCAAAGTTTAGTTGAGTTAAATGACACACAATTACAGGATGTAAATGGTGGGACATCACCAATAGCTATTACGTCTTCTTCAGTATGTTTGAGAGTAACAATAAGGGTCATTTCAGTAATAATAACAAATTAAAAACACAAATTATGAAAACACAAAAACATAATAAATTGGATTTTAGAAAAAATGCTATTGTAGAACTTAATGATGAGAGAATGCATGAGGTAAATGGTGGAACCTCTTATTTTATATCGGTTAGGAGTGGTTTTTTCTCAGTCTTTTCAATTGTTCCTTTTCCGGTTATTATCAATTAGTTTTAAAAAAAGTATAGTAACAACTAAATGGTTAAACAAATTTTTACAAAACGGTATGGATAATGCCATCGGCTCTATCGCTATATAAAAAGTATACCAGACTAGTTAGTATATAAAAGTTACCTAAAGTGATAATTACAAGGTACCACTAAAAAGTACAAAAACTTTATTAATATTAAAAACACTATCATGAAAGCACACAAAAAAATAATACAGTTTGAAAAAAAGTCAATCGTAGAGCTAAACGATACTCAACTCACAAAAGTACAGGGAGGAACAGGAGCAGTCTGTGGGTTTGTAGTCTCACACGTTGTCAATTTTTTAATTGGAGCTGCGATCGACCATGCGAATAACGGGGGAGGATATACGGGATACATGGATCAACACACTAAACTTTAAAGGCTTAATTATGAAAACACAAAAAAAAAACAAATTAGACTTTAGAAAGCATAGTTTAGTTGAATTAAACGATTTTCAATTAAAAGAAGTCAATGGAGGTTCTACAGCTGGTTGTATGTCAATAACAACATTAGTTTGCGTCGCAATAGTTTCATTATCTTTTATTGCTTCAGCAATGACAAGGAATGGAACGAATTACCAAACTAACTAAACAAAAGCACGTTATGAAAACACAAAACAAGAAAACGTTAGATTTTACAAAAAAACTAATTGTAGAATTAACGAGTTTAGAGTCTATCTCTATTAATGGAGGCGCAACGACTTACATCTGCTCTGCGTGCATTCCAACATTAGATACTAAATAGTAGGTATTAGGTGGTTTTTTAAAACCTATTAGTTAAAGACAACGACTTTTTCGTTAATAATGAATACTGCTAATATCTGTTTTAATTGTAATCGCCTGATTAAATACACCTTTACCATAGAAAAGTAAAGGATTTAATTAATTTTTAAAACACAAATTATGAAAACACAAAGCTTAAACAAAAGATTAGGGTTTAACAAAAGTTCTGTATTAGAATTAAACGATGCTCAGTTACTAGACATAAAAGGAGGTACAACGCCTTTAGTCGTATCTTCAATGGGCTGTGTAAACGTAGCTGCGATGATGTCATCTGCTGGCTGTGGTGCTGTTGGAGCAGCTATAACAGGTGCAATTGCCGGCGCTACAATTGCAACTAATTAATATATATACATTATGAAAAAACAAGAATCAAACAAATTAGATTTTACAAAAAAGAGTATAATAGAACTAAACGAAGG
It contains:
- a CDS encoding class I lanthipeptide, whose amino-acid sequence is MKAHKKIIQFEKKSIVELNDTQLTKVQGGTGAVCGFVVSHVVNFLIGAAIDHANNGGGYTGYMDQHTKL
- a CDS encoding class I lanthipeptide, with protein sequence MKTQKHNKLDFRKNAIVELNDERMHEVNGGTSYFISVRSGFFSVFSIVPFPVIIN
- a CDS encoding class I lanthipeptide — encoded protein: MKTQKKNKLDFRKHSLVELNDFQLKEVNGGSTAGCMSITTLVCVAIVSLSFIASAMTRNGTNYQTN
- a CDS encoding class I lanthipeptide; protein product: MKTQNNNKLDLRKQSLVELNDTQLQDVNGGTSPIAITSSSVCLRVTIRVISVIITN
- a CDS encoding class I lanthipeptide: MKTQSLNKRLGFNKSSVLELNDAQLLDIKGGTTPLVVSSMGCVNVAAMMSSAGCGAVGAAITGAIAGATIATN